The DNA window CGGCGATCCCGCCGCTCCGCGTGATGGAGACCTTCAAGAGAGCTGCAATCGTGTGGAGTTGCTCATACGCCGACTGAAGCCCAAGCATACTGCAGCGCCGGGACCGAGCCGGCGTCGACCTGCCTCGCGACATCGAGCGTGATCGCTTTGAACTGCGCAAACGTCGCCGTCGATGGCAAACCTGATCCGGTCGCTGCCATGTACCAGACGCGGCCGGGAGTCTCCCACGCTTTGCCGCCGACGGCGACCGCGTACGTCGCAAAAACCCTGTTCGGTATCCCCGAGTTTATGTGCACGCCGCCGTTGTCATCAGAACCTGTGAAGCGATCGGCATACGTCGCCGACTGGGGATCGTCGCCGAACGCCAATCCGCGATAAGCCGTGCCTGGGTTGAGCATGTCGCGCAATCCGCGGCAGACCGCGCCTGCTGGTAACGGATGCGGCGGGATGAGGATGCCTTCACCGATGAGCCAGTCAGAAGTCGCGGCATCAAGGTCGAGGTGCCGCTGTTTCACCAGGATCCCGAAGACATCCGATAGCGACTCGTTCAAGGCTCCAGATTCACCGAGGTAGGCGAGCGCCGATTCGTTCTGCGTGACGCCGTGTGTCATCTCGTGTCCGATGACGTCGATCGCGCCGGTAAACGCATGCATCAACTTTCCATCGCCGTCTCCGTAGACCATCTGCGATCCATTCCAAAACGCGTTGTCGTAGCCGGCGCCGTAGTGGACCGTTGAATCGAGCCGGAGGCCTTTGTTGTCGATCGAGTCGCGGTTGAAGACGCTCTTGTAGAAGTCCCAGACGATTCCGGCGCCGTCGTAAGCTTGATCCTCCGCCGTATCCCCGGTCGCGGGGCCGCCCTCCGGCCGGACGATTCGGCCTGGAAGCGATTCGTGGCGGGAGGCGGTGTAGACGCTTCGCGTCAGCACGCCCGGCGTATCGGCACCCGGGCCTTCAAGTGGTTCGTTCGCCGAGCGCTGTGCGCGCAGTCGAGCGGTGATCTGCAGACCGCGAAGCCCGAGCCGCTGCAGCTCCGGGTCCCGGCTTTGGCTGAGCCGGTTGAAGATGTGCGGCGGGATGATCGAACAGCACGGCGCTGAGATCGTCTTTCGCATGAGGTGCGCGTCCCTCCGATGGCGCTCACTGGTTCGGCGAGCAATGCCCGCCATACCGTGCGGCGCGTGTCGAACCGGAAGCCACGCGCTGCGATGCCTATGCGAGACAACTGTAGCAGTGCGCCGTCGCCTCGACACCGGGGAAATCACCCTCATTAGATGGTAGGCTCGCTACCGTGAGGCGCTTAGCAGCGGGCTCGACTTAGACTTTTGGGGGGAACGTGGCCTCGC is part of the Candidatus Eremiobacteraceae bacterium genome and encodes:
- a CDS encoding M4 family metallopeptidase → MRKTISAPCCSIIPPHIFNRLSQSRDPELQRLGLRGLQITARLRAQRSANEPLEGPGADTPGVLTRSVYTASRHESLPGRIVRPEGGPATGDTAEDQAYDGAGIVWDFYKSVFNRDSIDNKGLRLDSTVHYGAGYDNAFWNGSQMVYGDGDGKLMHAFTGAIDVIGHEMTHGVTQNESALAYLGESGALNESLSDVFGILVKQRHLDLDAATSDWLIGEGILIPPHPLPAGAVCRGLRDMLNPGTAYRGLAFGDDPQSATYADRFTGSDDNGGVHINSGIPNRVFATYAVAVGGKAWETPGRVWYMAATGSGLPSTATFAQFKAITLDVARQVDAGSVPALQYAWASVGV